A single Mangrovimonas sp. YM274 DNA region contains:
- a CDS encoding cob(I)yrinic acid a,c-diamide adenosyltransferase: MKIYTKTGDKGSTALFGGTRVPKHHIRIESYGTVDELNSHIGLLRDQDMAKEFKALLVDIQNHLFTVGAILATDPEKWTLKNGKERLNIPKISEADIQILETAIDQMNDSLPPMTNFVLPGGHQTVSFCHIARCVCRRAERLASALNEISPFQPETLMYLNRLSDYLFVLARKLSYDLQAEEIKWIPKKES, encoded by the coding sequence ATGAAAATATATACCAAAACAGGAGACAAAGGAAGTACAGCCCTATTTGGCGGCACCCGAGTTCCCAAACACCATATACGTATAGAGAGCTACGGCACCGTTGACGAGCTCAATTCTCATATCGGCCTTCTAAGGGACCAAGACATGGCTAAGGAATTCAAAGCCTTATTGGTAGATATCCAAAACCATTTGTTTACAGTAGGGGCCATTTTGGCCACCGATCCTGAAAAATGGACCTTAAAAAATGGCAAGGAGCGATTGAACATCCCAAAAATATCCGAAGCTGACATTCAAATTTTGGAAACAGCCATTGACCAAATGAACGACAGTTTGCCGCCTATGACTAATTTTGTCCTTCCAGGTGGTCACCAAACCGTGTCATTCTGTCATATAGCACGCTGTGTGTGCCGTAGAGCGGAGCGTTTGGCATCTGCCTTAAACGAAATTAGTCCTTTCCAACCCGAAACTTTAATGTATTTAAACCGTCTGTCCGACTACCTATTTGTCTTGGCACGAAAGTTGTCCTACGACCTGCAAGCCGAAGAAATTAAATGGATTCCTAAAAAAGAATCGTAA
- a CDS encoding nucleotide sugar dehydrogenase — MSTHPKIAIIGLGYVGLPLAVEFAKQYPVVGFDVNTKRVQQLLEGRDVTLEVDSEDLQQVILTEASSGHGLIVSSDPAHMGDASIYIVTVPTPTDALNKPVFTPLVKASETVGKVLKKDDIVIYESTVYPGVTEDICVPILETHSGLVFNTDFYAGYSPERINPGDKTHTVTKILKVTSGSTPEVAEVIDRLYRSIITAGTHKAPSIKVAEAAKVIENSQRDINIAFVNELSKIFRLLDIDTQAVLEAAGTKWNFINFTPGLVGGHCIGVDPYYLAQKAIETGYNPEIILAGRKMNDSMGQYVAQETVKMMIKNGARIKGAKVLVLGITFKENCPDIRNSRVIDIIREFETYGVEVDVFDPWASAEEVHEEYGLNLICCGDQLQAQYEGIVLAVSHKEFLELDIQGLKSEGCVLFDVKSLLPKGVVDARL, encoded by the coding sequence ATGAGCACACACCCAAAGATTGCTATCATCGGACTCGGTTATGTGGGACTTCCCTTAGCCGTTGAATTTGCCAAACAGTACCCTGTTGTTGGCTTTGATGTTAATACCAAACGCGTTCAGCAATTGTTGGAAGGGCGTGATGTGACCCTGGAGGTAGACAGTGAAGACCTGCAGCAAGTGATCCTAACAGAGGCGTCTTCTGGTCATGGCCTTATTGTAAGTAGTGATCCTGCCCATATGGGTGATGCCAGTATTTATATTGTTACCGTGCCAACCCCTACGGATGCCCTGAACAAACCTGTGTTTACGCCATTGGTAAAAGCTAGTGAAACTGTTGGGAAGGTGTTGAAGAAGGATGATATCGTCATCTATGAATCGACGGTATACCCCGGAGTCACCGAGGATATTTGTGTGCCTATTTTAGAAACGCACTCCGGACTTGTGTTCAACACCGATTTTTATGCCGGCTATTCGCCAGAGCGTATCAATCCGGGTGACAAGACCCATACAGTGACCAAGATTTTAAAGGTGACCTCCGGCTCTACTCCTGAAGTGGCTGAGGTGATTGACCGTTTGTATCGCTCTATTATTACTGCAGGGACGCATAAGGCGCCATCCATTAAGGTGGCCGAGGCGGCCAAGGTGATTGAGAATTCGCAGCGGGACATTAATATTGCCTTTGTGAATGAACTATCCAAAATCTTTCGTTTGTTGGATATCGATACGCAAGCGGTTTTGGAAGCGGCAGGGACAAAATGGAACTTTATCAATTTTACCCCTGGTTTGGTTGGAGGCCACTGTATAGGGGTAGACCCTTATTATTTGGCCCAAAAGGCTATTGAAACTGGCTATAATCCAGAGATTATTTTGGCGGGACGGAAAATGAATGACAGTATGGGGCAGTATGTAGCCCAAGAGACCGTCAAGATGATGATCAAGAATGGCGCTCGTATCAAAGGGGCTAAAGTGTTGGTTTTGGGAATTACCTTTAAGGAAAACTGTCCAGATATTCGCAACTCCCGAGTGATTGATATTATCAGGGAGTTTGAGACCTATGGGGTGGAAGTGGATGTGTTTGACCCGTGGGCTTCGGCTGAGGAAGTACATGAGGAATACGGCTTGAACTTAATCTGTTGCGGCGATCAATTGCAAGCGCAATATGAGGGGATTGTGTTGGCCGTGTCCCACAAAGAGTTTTTGGAATTGGATATTCAGGGTTTGAAATCGGAGGGCTGTGTGTTGTTTGATGTGAAGTCGTTGTTGCCTAAGGGTGTTGTGGATGCGCGGTTGTGA
- a CDS encoding polysaccharide biosynthesis/export family protein, protein MKYTLLIAILLLGVMTSCVPHKDMLYLQDKSTANDSLQLMVESQKPYRVQINDILSIRIKVLDQDNVSIFNPIADEANLNASSSERAYYDGFTVDTHGNIRIPVLGEVNVLGRTTEEIQGLLEQQLLEEQFKETANIFITVKLSGLRYTTLGEVGSTGSKVLFQERVNIFEAIANSGDIPVIGDRQHVQIIRQYPQGQEIHEIDLTDKNVMQSPYYYIQPNDMIYVRPLKQKAWGTGTSGKEVLTSVVAVFSLVTTTLLLINRF, encoded by the coding sequence ATGAAATATACACTCCTTATTGCCATCCTTTTGTTGGGTGTCATGACCTCCTGTGTGCCCCATAAGGATATGTTGTACCTTCAGGATAAATCCACCGCTAACGATTCCTTGCAACTCATGGTGGAGAGCCAAAAACCTTACCGCGTACAGATTAATGATATTTTGAGTATTCGTATCAAGGTGTTGGACCAGGATAATGTGAGTATTTTTAACCCTATTGCCGATGAGGCCAATTTGAATGCCTCTTCCAGTGAACGAGCCTATTATGACGGGTTTACGGTGGATACCCATGGAAATATTAGAATCCCGGTTTTAGGGGAGGTGAATGTATTGGGACGTACCACGGAGGAAATCCAGGGTCTTTTAGAACAGCAATTATTGGAAGAGCAATTTAAAGAAACGGCCAATATATTTATCACGGTCAAGCTTTCAGGCTTGCGCTATACTACTTTGGGAGAGGTGGGAAGTACAGGGTCGAAGGTGTTGTTCCAAGAGCGTGTGAATATCTTTGAGGCCATTGCTAACTCGGGGGATATTCCGGTGATTGGAGACCGACAGCATGTGCAGATTATAAGGCAGTACCCGCAGGGACAGGAAATCCATGAGATTGACCTGACCGATAAAAATGTGATGCAATCTCCCTATTACTATATACAGCCCAATGATATGATTTATGTGAGACCCTTAAAGCAAAAGGCTTGGGGAACGGGGACTTCAGGGAAAGAGGTGTTGACATCGGTTGTGGCTGTTTTTTCTCTGGTGACAACCACATTACTTTTAATTAATCGATTTTAA
- a CDS encoding ABC transporter ATP-binding protein, whose protein sequence is MDNVIQIRSITRDFQLGQETVHVLKGIDLDIERGDYIAIMGPSGSGKSTLMNLLGCLDTPTSGSYILNGKDVSQMSDDELADIRNKEIGFVFQTFNLLPRTTALDNVALPMVYAGASKKERDLRAEEVLTDVGLADRMDHRPNQLSGGQRQRVAVGRALVNKPSIILADEPTGNLDSKTSVEIMTLFNDIHQRGNTVILVTHEEDIAAHAHRIIRLRDGMIESDTRLK, encoded by the coding sequence ATGGATAACGTCATTCAAATTCGCAGCATTACTAGAGACTTTCAATTAGGACAGGAAACCGTACATGTATTAAAAGGGATTGACCTAGACATAGAACGCGGTGACTATATCGCCATCATGGGGCCTTCCGGTTCCGGAAAGTCTACCTTAATGAATTTATTGGGATGCTTGGACACCCCAACAAGCGGTTCCTATATCCTGAATGGAAAAGATGTAAGTCAAATGAGCGATGACGAATTGGCCGATATACGTAATAAAGAAATTGGCTTTGTTTTCCAAACCTTTAATTTACTACCGCGTACCACAGCTTTAGATAATGTGGCCTTACCCATGGTGTACGCCGGCGCTTCCAAAAAAGAACGTGATCTGCGAGCCGAAGAAGTGCTTACCGATGTAGGACTTGCCGACCGCATGGACCACCGCCCCAACCAACTATCGGGAGGTCAGCGCCAACGGGTTGCAGTAGGACGTGCTTTGGTCAACAAACCTTCCATAATTCTGGCCGATGAACCTACAGGAAATCTGGATTCCAAAACTTCGGTAGAAATCATGACCTTATTTAATGATATTCACCAACGAGGTAATACCGTTATTTTGGTGACCCATGAAGAAGACATCGCTGCCCATGCCCACCGTATCATCCGTTTACGTGACGGCATGATTGAAAGCGACACCAGACTTAAGTAA
- a CDS encoding O-methyltransferase, producing the protein MYQLLQYFKFLWRSINQHGVHSPFVYQLVTLCFYDRKKHENYTLLKQYRKALYRNHSSIAITDLGAGSRIFKDNTRKVSKIAKTSGIPSKRAKLLNRLVSYLEAKHILELGTSLGMGTSALSIGHREAQITTIEGCPATAAVAQGQFQQFQLNNINSIIADFTPAIQQLDNQSYDLIYMDGNHQKTATLYYFSELLDTVHNDTVLILDDIHWSKEMTEAWEEIKAHPKVTVTIDTFYWGLVFFRTEQRKEHFSIRV; encoded by the coding sequence ATGTACCAACTCCTACAATATTTCAAATTCCTTTGGCGCTCCATCAACCAACATGGCGTCCACTCCCCTTTTGTATACCAGTTGGTCACCCTGTGTTTTTACGACCGAAAAAAGCATGAGAACTACACCCTTTTAAAGCAATACCGAAAAGCCCTTTACCGTAACCATTCCTCAATCGCCATAACCGATTTGGGAGCGGGCAGCAGAATATTTAAAGACAATACCAGAAAGGTTTCCAAAATCGCCAAAACCTCAGGCATCCCCTCTAAACGTGCCAAACTTTTAAATCGATTGGTCAGTTATTTAGAAGCCAAACACATTTTGGAACTGGGCACCTCACTCGGCATGGGAACTTCCGCTTTGTCAATAGGACATCGAGAAGCACAAATCACCACCATTGAAGGCTGCCCCGCAACTGCCGCTGTGGCACAAGGCCAATTCCAACAGTTTCAACTGAACAACATCAACTCCATTATTGCCGACTTCACGCCTGCTATTCAGCAATTGGACAACCAATCCTACGACCTTATTTACATGGACGGTAACCATCAAAAAACAGCCACCTTATACTACTTTTCAGAGCTTTTGGATACGGTCCATAATGACACTGTACTCATCTTGGACGACATTCATTGGTCCAAAGAGATGACCGAAGCTTGGGAAGAAATTAAAGCCCACCCAAAGGTCACCGTGACCATCGACACCTTTTATTGGGGCTTGGTATTTTTTAGAACCGAACAAAGGAAAGAACATTTCTCCATTAGGGTGTAA
- a CDS encoding sugar transferase — protein sequence MLTRAQKALKRSFDLVLCLLLLPILIVPIILLIGCASWDTRQWGVFSQQRVGQYGRLFPIYKIRSLRGSQHALGQFAQYASPFGNWLRRHKLDEWPQLFNVLVGHMSFVGPRPDVTGFADALEGVDRVILEVKPGITGPATLKYANEDVVLRQQSDPELYNYEVIWPDKVEINKNYVQNWRFFVDLKYIIQSFQINL from the coding sequence GTGCTGACTAGAGCCCAAAAAGCCTTAAAGCGTAGCTTCGATTTGGTGTTGTGTTTGTTGCTGTTGCCTATTTTAATTGTGCCCATTATCCTGCTGATTGGATGTGCCAGTTGGGATACCCGGCAGTGGGGTGTGTTTTCCCAACAGCGGGTAGGGCAGTATGGACGTTTGTTTCCCATTTATAAAATACGCAGTCTACGAGGTTCCCAGCATGCTTTGGGCCAGTTTGCGCAGTATGCCAGTCCTTTTGGGAATTGGTTGCGACGGCATAAACTAGATGAGTGGCCACAGCTGTTCAATGTATTGGTTGGGCATATGAGCTTTGTGGGACCTCGTCCGGATGTAACAGGGTTTGCGGATGCCTTGGAAGGAGTCGATCGGGTAATTTTAGAAGTGAAGCCAGGAATAACCGGTCCGGCTACCTTAAAGTATGCCAATGAAGATGTTGTTTTAAGGCAACAGTCTGATCCTGAGCTGTATAATTATGAGGTAATTTGGCCGGATAAGGTGGAAATCAACAAAAATTATGTGCAGAATTGGCGCTTTTTTGTAGATTTGAAATATATTATCCAATCATTTCAAATCAACCTATGA
- a CDS encoding tyrosine-protein kinase family protein, producing MSELDFNDIEHSESRGSTFDFKGFLFKALNLWKLVLLSIGVALVVAYLINVRKENVYRLNSLISIESEQNPFFTANTSISFNWGGVSGKVGKVMTSIKTRTHNEKVVDSLQYYMQYLVQGKYRLQDIYKAAPFEVQLNTDRGQLLGQPIGIRFISETQFEIFTEFGSSSRQVQRYSDKAKYAVEVPVGPFKAVFRLGQPVDLPFFNGTIVLREGKRILPNKEFFIRFLNFDSVVYSFQSGVKIAPFSGSSSSVLTLALSGTNKSKIVDYLNATTAILSKTELARKNQYATNTIKFIDSSLAAVNANLKDVTEEMNRFRKENQVFDISEEMTLTSEKLKNLDFEQEAERAKLNYLEALETYLKTKTDYTQIAAPTSVGIEESNILTSVKTITTLAIERQNLEYTVKEGNVLFKDLDRKIDAEKNVLLETIAATKQTITANLNIINSKIARLEMELSSLPEDEQDYLKIQRKLNLSQEAYDVYLAKRSEAAIVKAANVSDITSIDEAKDIGNGPIGPNKSLNYMMALMIGFFAPMFLIFVIYLLDHTIHGSDEVEQLSNIPILGLIGKYNYKNNLVVFEKPKAAVSESFRSIRSSLQFILKSKGKEGVGKSIMITSSVSGEGKTFTSINIATVYALSGKKTILLGLDLRKPKIFGDFNITNDKGIVNYLIGDSSMEEVVFYSHIENLDVIPSGPVPPNPSELLMGEAMPGLMKTLRETYDIIILDTPPLGLVTDALELTQYADATIFMVRLDFTKKGMLALVNAKHRAGELKNISFVLNFYKHKTNHNYGYGYGYGYGYGYGYGVYGDAYHEDPNKRGVLKKIQNFIKRI from the coding sequence ATGTCTGAGTTAGATTTTAACGATATAGAACATTCCGAATCAAGAGGCAGTACTTTTGACTTTAAGGGTTTTTTGTTTAAAGCCTTAAACCTGTGGAAATTGGTCTTGTTGTCTATTGGAGTGGCCCTAGTGGTTGCCTATTTGATCAATGTGAGGAAGGAAAATGTGTACCGTTTGAACTCTTTAATATCTATTGAGAGTGAACAGAATCCCTTTTTTACGGCCAATACCAGTATTTCCTTTAATTGGGGAGGCGTTTCCGGAAAGGTAGGGAAGGTGATGACTTCCATAAAAACCCGTACTCATAACGAAAAAGTGGTAGATTCCTTACAATACTATATGCAGTACTTGGTACAGGGCAAATACCGACTGCAAGATATTTATAAGGCCGCACCTTTTGAAGTGCAATTGAATACAGATCGGGGGCAGTTGCTGGGACAACCGATTGGGATCCGTTTTATCAGTGAAACCCAATTTGAAATTTTTACAGAATTCGGCTCTTCTAGCAGACAAGTACAACGCTATTCCGATAAGGCAAAATATGCTGTGGAAGTCCCTGTGGGGCCTTTTAAGGCAGTGTTTCGTTTGGGACAGCCTGTAGATTTACCCTTTTTTAACGGGACCATTGTACTTCGAGAAGGCAAACGTATTTTACCCAATAAGGAGTTCTTTATTCGTTTTTTAAATTTTGACAGTGTGGTATACTCCTTTCAATCGGGGGTGAAGATCGCTCCGTTTTCAGGGTCGTCTTCTTCAGTATTGACTTTGGCGTTATCAGGAACTAATAAGTCCAAGATTGTAGATTATTTAAATGCTACCACTGCTATTTTAAGCAAAACAGAATTGGCCCGGAAAAACCAATATGCCACCAATACCATTAAATTTATTGATAGTAGTTTGGCGGCGGTAAATGCCAATTTAAAAGATGTGACGGAAGAGATGAACCGTTTCCGGAAGGAGAATCAGGTGTTTGATATTAGTGAAGAAATGACCCTGACTTCCGAGAAACTTAAGAATTTGGATTTCGAACAGGAAGCAGAGCGCGCCAAACTGAATTATTTGGAAGCTTTAGAGACCTATCTTAAAACTAAAACGGACTATACTCAAATTGCCGCGCCGACTTCGGTGGGAATTGAGGAAAGTAATATTTTAACTAGTGTTAAGACTATTACTACCTTGGCTATAGAACGTCAAAATTTGGAGTATACGGTTAAGGAAGGGAATGTGCTCTTTAAGGATTTGGACCGAAAGATTGATGCCGAAAAAAATGTGTTGTTGGAAACGATAGCGGCAACCAAACAGACCATTACTGCTAATTTGAACATTATTAATAGTAAAATAGCCCGTTTGGAAATGGAATTGAGCAGCCTGCCTGAGGATGAACAGGACTACTTGAAGATCCAACGTAAGTTGAATTTGAGTCAAGAGGCTTATGATGTCTATTTGGCCAAGCGTAGCGAGGCGGCCATTGTAAAAGCAGCCAATGTGTCGGATATTACTTCTATTGATGAAGCCAAGGATATTGGAAATGGCCCTATAGGTCCTAACAAGAGTCTAAACTATATGATGGCCTTGATGATTGGTTTTTTTGCTCCCATGTTTTTGATTTTTGTGATTTACTTGTTGGACCACACCATCCATGGATCGGATGAGGTGGAACAATTGTCCAACATTCCCATTTTGGGCTTGATAGGGAAGTATAACTACAAGAACAATCTGGTAGTGTTTGAGAAACCGAAGGCTGCTGTTTCGGAATCCTTTCGTTCCATTCGTTCCAGTTTGCAGTTTATTTTGAAGAGCAAGGGGAAAGAAGGTGTTGGAAAAAGTATAATGATTACCTCTTCGGTAAGTGGGGAAGGCAAGACTTTTACCTCTATTAATATAGCAACGGTTTATGCCTTGTCGGGTAAAAAAACCATTCTGTTGGGCTTGGATCTTCGCAAGCCAAAGATTTTTGGAGATTTTAATATTACCAATGATAAAGGAATAGTGAATTATTTGATAGGGGACAGTAGTATGGAAGAAGTGGTTTTTTACTCGCATATCGAAAACTTGGATGTAATCCCTTCGGGTCCCGTACCACCTAATCCTTCAGAGTTGTTAATGGGAGAAGCGATGCCGGGGTTAATGAAAACCTTACGTGAGACTTATGATATTATTATTTTGGATACGCCCCCTTTGGGATTGGTAACGGATGCCTTGGAATTAACCCAATATGCCGATGCCACTATTTTTATGGTGCGCTTGGATTTTACTAAAAAAGGTATGTTGGCTTTGGTGAATGCGAAGCATCGGGCCGGGGAGTTGAAGAATATCAGTTTTGTGCTGAACTTCTATAAGCATAAAACCAATCACAATTACGGCTATGGTTACGGTTATGGCTACGGTTACGGTTACGGCTATGGGGTGTATGGTGATGCCTACCATGAGGATCCTAATAAACGGGGGGTGCTTAAAAAGATTCAAAATTTCATAAAGCGTATTTAG
- a CDS encoding ABC-F family ATP-binding cassette domain-containing protein has product MNYLNVEAISKSYGEVELFSNLSFSIHKDQKIAFVAKNGSGKTSILNILSGDDAPDSGQVVMRNGLRTAFLPQTPEFDESATINSTIFNADLPILKIVDQYEQALLNPEDTESYQVAFEAMERHNAWEFELQIKQILSQLKLEDLDQKISTLSGGQKKRLALAQVLISHPDLLILDEPTNHLDLEMIEWLEQYFAKEQFTIFMVTHDRYFLERVCNEIIELDHGQLFTYKGNYSYYLEQKENRIATEATETGKAKQLYKKELEWMRRQPKARTTKSKSRIDDFHDIKTRAHQRRKDHVMQLELNMERLGSKIVELHKISKAYKDKIILDQFEYVFKKGGRIGIIGKNGTGKSTFLNMLTQTIKPDSGKVVVGDTVKFGYYTQGGITIKPEQKVIEVIREFGDYIPLKKGRQISAQQLLERFLFDRKKQYDYVEKLSGGEQKRLYLCTVLIQNPNFLILDEPTNDLDIVTLNVLEEFLLDFPGCLLVVSHDRYFMDKIVDHLFVFKGEGEVQDFPGNYTDYRIYEQSTPPAESPKENTSKTTEASKQNEAQKLSYNEQKELKNLESKIRSLELDKKALEAKFLDESLSTEAINKLSQELQELMDSIAEKEARWFELSEKLEGEA; this is encoded by the coding sequence GTGAACTACCTAAACGTTGAAGCCATATCGAAATCGTATGGAGAAGTAGAACTCTTTTCCAACCTCTCCTTTAGCATCCACAAAGACCAAAAAATTGCCTTTGTTGCCAAAAATGGAAGCGGAAAAACCTCTATCCTCAACATCCTCTCTGGTGACGATGCCCCGGATTCGGGACAGGTAGTAATGCGCAACGGTTTAAGAACTGCTTTTTTGCCACAAACTCCCGAATTTGATGAAAGCGCTACCATCAACAGCACTATTTTCAATGCTGATTTACCCATCCTAAAAATAGTCGACCAATACGAACAAGCACTTCTCAATCCTGAAGATACGGAATCCTACCAAGTGGCCTTTGAAGCCATGGAACGTCATAACGCCTGGGAATTTGAATTACAGATCAAGCAAATCCTCTCGCAACTTAAATTGGAGGACCTAGATCAAAAAATCAGCACGCTCTCAGGAGGTCAAAAAAAACGTTTGGCACTAGCTCAAGTCCTGATCAGTCACCCCGACCTACTCATTTTGGACGAGCCTACCAACCACTTGGACCTGGAAATGATTGAATGGCTGGAACAGTACTTTGCCAAGGAACAGTTCACCATCTTTATGGTAACCCACGACCGTTACTTTTTGGAACGCGTCTGCAACGAAATCATCGAACTGGACCACGGACAACTCTTTACCTATAAAGGCAACTATTCCTATTATTTGGAGCAGAAGGAAAACCGAATCGCCACCGAGGCCACTGAAACCGGAAAGGCCAAACAACTATATAAAAAAGAACTGGAATGGATGCGCCGCCAACCGAAAGCCCGTACTACCAAATCCAAATCGCGTATCGACGATTTTCACGATATCAAGACTAGGGCCCACCAGCGCCGGAAGGACCATGTCATGCAATTGGAATTGAACATGGAACGTCTGGGCAGCAAAATTGTGGAGCTGCATAAAATATCCAAAGCTTATAAGGACAAGATCATTTTGGATCAATTTGAATATGTCTTCAAAAAAGGGGGACGCATCGGAATCATAGGAAAAAATGGAACCGGCAAATCCACCTTCCTCAACATGCTCACCCAAACCATCAAACCCGACTCAGGAAAAGTAGTGGTGGGTGATACCGTAAAATTTGGTTATTATACCCAAGGCGGCATCACCATCAAACCCGAGCAAAAAGTTATTGAGGTCATTAGAGAATTTGGTGATTACATTCCCTTAAAAAAAGGCCGTCAAATAAGTGCCCAACAGCTATTGGAGCGCTTCCTCTTCGACCGTAAAAAACAATACGACTATGTTGAAAAACTAAGTGGCGGGGAACAAAAACGCCTGTACCTCTGTACTGTTTTGATCCAGAACCCTAACTTTTTAATTCTGGATGAGCCCACCAACGACCTAGACATCGTAACCTTAAATGTCTTGGAAGAATTCCTGTTGGATTTCCCTGGGTGTCTTTTAGTGGTATCCCACGACCGTTACTTTATGGACAAGATTGTAGATCACTTATTTGTATTTAAAGGCGAAGGTGAAGTTCAGGATTTTCCAGGCAATTACACTGATTACCGCATCTACGAACAATCCACACCTCCTGCCGAAAGCCCTAAGGAGAATACTTCCAAAACTACGGAGGCGTCCAAACAAAACGAAGCCCAAAAACTAAGCTATAACGAACAAAAGGAACTCAAAAACCTAGAAAGCAAGATCCGTTCCTTGGAATTGGACAAAAAAGCACTGGAAGCCAAGTTTTTGGATGAAAGCCTTTCCACGGAAGCCATCAACAAACTTTCCCAGGAACTTCAAGAGCTTATGGATAGTATTGCGGAAAAGGAGGCCCGTTGGTTTGAACTTTCCGAAAAATTAGAAGGAGAAGCTTAA
- a CDS encoding GIY-YIG nuclease family protein, which produces MEKTYYYIYILKSLKDGKKYTGYTQDLSSRFEAHQRGNVLSTKHRRPFELIYFEGCLSQKDALRREKYLKTHYGTLFLGNRLKSYFTGQ; this is translated from the coding sequence ATGGAAAAGACGTATTATTATATTTACATTTTAAAGTCTTTAAAGGATGGTAAGAAATACACGGGGTATACCCAAGACTTGTCATCAAGATTTGAGGCACATCAGAGGGGGAACGTGTTATCTACAAAACATAGGAGGCCTTTTGAATTAATATATTTTGAGGGGTGTTTATCTCAAAAGGATGCATTAAGACGAGAAAAGTATCTCAAGACACACTACGGGACATTGTTTTTAGGAAATCGCCTCAAATCTTATTTCACAGGTCAATAA
- a CDS encoding SDR family oxidoreductase → MLHIKNYSYLITGGAGFIGSNLVGHLLAHGAKQVRVLDDFSNGYRENLQEFLEHPAFELMEGDIRSLSTCKAAMEGMDYVSHQAALGSVPRSIHDPITSNEVNVSGFLNMLVALKESPRVKRMVYAASSSTYGDSQSLPKVEAVIGKPLSPYAVTKYVNELYADVFGKTYNTDVIGLRYFNVFGPKQSPNGAYAAVIPLFMQALKDGVPATINGDGGQTRDFTYVGNAVQANVKAFFAGPEAANEVFNVACGERISVNQLWASLREAAGSDLEPSYGPPRQGDVRDSLADISKAERLLGYRPEVSVAEGLRLTWNYFNTLT, encoded by the coding sequence ATGTTGCATATTAAAAACTACAGTTACTTAATTACAGGGGGAGCTGGGTTCATTGGTTCTAATTTGGTGGGACATTTGTTGGCACATGGTGCGAAGCAGGTGCGGGTGCTGGATGATTTTTCCAATGGGTACCGTGAGAACCTTCAGGAGTTTTTGGAGCATCCTGCTTTTGAATTGATGGAAGGGGATATCAGGAGCCTCTCGACCTGTAAGGCAGCTATGGAAGGGATGGATTATGTGAGCCATCAGGCGGCTTTGGGGTCGGTGCCACGGTCTATCCATGATCCTATTACCAGTAACGAGGTGAATGTGTCAGGGTTTTTGAATATGTTGGTGGCTCTTAAGGAAAGTCCTCGTGTGAAGCGTATGGTGTATGCGGCCTCCAGTTCCACTTATGGAGATAGTCAAAGTCTGCCCAAAGTGGAAGCGGTTATTGGGAAGCCCTTATCGCCTTATGCGGTAACTAAATATGTGAATGAGCTATATGCCGATGTGTTTGGTAAAACCTATAATACCGATGTGATTGGACTGCGGTATTTTAACGTGTTTGGACCGAAACAGAGTCCCAATGGGGCCTATGCCGCGGTGATACCTTTGTTTATGCAAGCCTTGAAGGACGGCGTGCCCGCCACCATTAATGGGGATGGAGGGCAGACGCGCGATTTTACCTATGTGGGCAATGCGGTTCAGGCGAATGTAAAGGCCTTTTTTGCTGGGCCAGAAGCTGCCAATGAGGTCTTTAATGTGGCCTGTGGGGAACGTATTAGTGTGAACCAATTGTGGGCATCGTTGCGTGAGGCGGCTGGTTCGGATTTGGAGCCCAGTTATGGGCCTCCGCGGCAAGGGGATGTTCGGGACAGTCTGGCGGATATTTCCAAGGCGGAACGTTTGTTGGGGTACCGTCCGGAAGTGAGTGTTGCGGAGGGGTTGCGGTTGACTTGGAACTATTTCAATACGCTAACATAA